A portion of the Gadus macrocephalus chromosome 10, ASM3116895v1 genome contains these proteins:
- the LOC132465779 gene encoding protocadherin gamma-C5-like encodes MTKRTRYRDWRWQALWWHHFFLLWNTIDGQARYTIPEELKQGSVVGHLAKDLGLGLSEIFDRKLRVASEAGEQYFSVDTGKGELVVNERIDREALCGQSASCVLPLQVVVENPLQLHRIEVEIRDINDNSPRFVINELAFEIAESTVVGGRFPLESAEDQDVGTNGLRTYVLSKNDCFSLKMKQIEDGRNVPELVLDKQLDRETKSVHQLLLTALDGGNPVKSGTAQITITVLDINDNNPIFQTSLYKVAVREDIAKGTLIVKTQASDRDEGLNGDVEYSFGKHTPENVLGLFDINSVTGEIFLKGILDQETAVTYRIDISAKDKGTPKMEGHCRVQVDVLDVNDNSPEVILTSEPNDVPEDAPSGTVVALLSARDLDSGDNGKVTLKLPVGSPFSLKPSFSNNYALVTNGVIDREIMSVYNIEITATDGGSPSLISRKIIPVKISDINDNAPVFSQPSYNVYIGENGRAGTIIYSVSASDLDLGDNAKLSYSILDSKVQDVSVSSYVYINSENGSIYSMHSFDYEKLKVFQIQVQAKDHGSPSLSSNATVHVFILDQNDNAPSVIYPSSAVHGSLSQQRTSRSSKAGHLVTKVTAVDADSGHNAWISYRLAEATDASLFAVNLYTGEVRTKRAVSEQDDSSQRLLIEIKDDGDPVQSTTVTVSVLLEDGLHEPILDLRHKTDDSHKKTGRMALYLILSLASVSVLSLVTFLILAVKCLKSSRSSGSCCMRRSDSEDYKNPNRNLQLQLNTDGPIKYVEVLGGDMMSQSQSFRSCLSPTSEYSDFTFVKPSSTTDFKDMINVLDASLPDSTWTFESQQVR; translated from the coding sequence ATGACAAAGAGAACGAGGTACCGGGACTGGAGATGGCAGGCTCTGTGGTGGCATCATTTCTTTCTCTTGTGGAATACAATAGACGGACAGGCTCGCTACACTATCCCGGAGGAACTAAAGCAGGGCTCCGTGGTCGGACATTTAGCCAAAGATCTGGGTTTGGGATTATCAGAGATTTTCGACCGTAAACTGCGCGTCGCCTCGGAGGCTGGTGAGCAGTATTTCAGCGTGGACACGGGGAAGGGCGAGCTGGTGGTGAACGAGAGGATAGACAGAGAGGCGTTGTGTGGACAAAGCGCGAGTTGTGTTTTACCGCTTCAGGTTGTCGTGGAAAATCCGCTGCAGTTGCATCGGATAGAGGTGGAAATCAGAGACATCAATGACAACTCTCCTCGTTTTGTTATAAACGAACTTGCATTTGAAATAGCTGAATCTACTGTCGTCGGTGGTCGTTTTCCGCTGGAAAGTGCGGAGGATCAAGATGTAGGAACTAATGGATTGAGGACTTATGTTCTTAGTAAAAATGATTGTTTTAGTTTAAAAATGAAACAAATCGAAGACGGGAGGAATGTCCCGGAGCTGGTGTTAGACAAACAGCTTGATCGAGAAACAAAGTCCGTACACCAGTTATTACTGACGGCCTTGGACGGGGGAAATCCGGTAAAATCGGGAACAGCACAAATAACCATAACTGTACTtgatattaatgacaataaccCTATTTTCCAAACGTCTTTGTATAAGGTGGCAGTTAGGGAAGATATTGCAAAAGGGACGTTAATTGTTAAAACTCAAGCGAGTGACCGAGACGAGGGGCTAAATGGAGATGTTGAATATTCCTTTGGAAAACACACTCCGGAAAACGTTTTAGGATTATTTGATATCAATTCTGTTACAGGGGAAATTTTCTTAAAAGGTATATTGGACCAGGAAACTGCCGTAACGTATCGAATAGACATAAGTGCCAAAGATAAAGGCACCCCCAAAATGGAGGGTCATTGTCGTGTTCAGGTTGACGTTCTGGACGTTAACGATAACAGCCCAGAGGTGATCCTCACCTCTGAGCCCAACGACGTGCCAGAGGATGCCCCGAGTGGCACGGTCGTGGCTTTGCTTAGTGCACGTGATCTGGACTCCGGCGACAACGGTAAAGTGACGTTAAAACTCCCCGTGGGTTCGCCGTTTAGCCTCAAACCCTCGTTCTCGAATAATTATGCTTTAGTAACCAATGGCGTTATAGACAGAGAAATCATGTCGGTTTACAACATTGAGATAACCGCAACAGATGGAGGTTCCCCTTCTCTAATCAGTAGAAAAATAATACCTGTTAAAATCTCTGATATAAATGACAATGCACCTGTATTCAGTCAACCCTCATATAATGTCTACATAGGAGAAAATGGAAGAGCAGGCACCATAATATATTCGGTATCGGCCTCTGACTTGGATTTGGGAGACAACGCCAAGCTGTCCTACTCCATCCTGGACTCAAAAGTGCAGGACGTGTCTGTGTCCTCCTACGTCTACATCAACTCGGAGAACGGCAGCATCTACAGCATGCACTCCTTTGACTATGAGAAACTGAAGGTGTTTCAGATTCAGGTGCAGGCAAAGGACCACGGTTCTCCGTCTCTGAGCAGCAACGCTactgttcatgtttttattctgGACCAGAACGATAACGCCCCCTCTGTTATCTACCCCTCCTCCGCTGTCCACGGCTCCCTCTCTCAGCAGAGGACGTCCCGCTCCTCCAAAGCAGGCCACTTGGTTACCAAGGTAACAGCTGTAGATGCCGACTCGGGGCATAACGCCTGGATCTCCTATAGACTGGCAGAGGCCACAGATGCCTCTCTGTTCGCTGTCAACCTTTACACAGGGGAGGTGAGGACTAAACGGGCTGTGTCTGAGCAGGACGACTCCTCTCAGAGACTGCTCATAGAGATTAAGGACGACGGGGATCCGGTTCAGTCCACCACCGTCACCGTGTCCGTCCTGTTAGAGGACGGTCTCCACGAGCCCATTCTGGACCTCAGACACAAGACGGACGATTCTCACAAGAAAACGGGGAGAATGGCTCTGTATCTGATCCTCTCCCTGGCCTCAGTGTCTGTGCTCTCTCTGGTGACTTTCCTCATTCTAGCTGTTAAGTGTCTTAAGAGCAGCAGAAGCAGTGGTAGCTGCTGCATGAGACGGAGCGACAGTGAGGACTACAAGAACCCCAACAGAAACCTCCAACTCCAGCTCAACACTGACGGGCCTATCAAGTACGTGGAGGTCCTGGGAGGAGACATGATGTCTCAGAGTCAGTCCTTcaggtcctgtctctctcccacgtcAGAGTACAGTGACTTCACCTTCGTTAAACCCAGCAGCACCACAGACTTCAAAGACATGATCAACGTCTTAGACGCCTCTTTACCTGACAGCACCTGGACCTTTGAGAGCCAGCAGGTGAGATGA
- the LOC132465772 gene encoding protocadherin gamma-C5-like, producing MTKRTRYRDWRWQALWWHHFFLLWNTIDGQTRYTIPEELKQGSVVGHLAKDLGLGLSEIFDRKLRVASEAGKQYFSVDTGKGELVVNERIDREDLCGQRAICVLPLQAVLESPLQLHRIEVEIRDINDNAPIFPSNHLHLKISELAAVGTRLQLESAWDPDVGTNSLKTYTLGKNECFSLKLKEIEDGKTVPELFLEKPLDREQKDVHNILLTALDGGNPVRSGISEITISVLDTNDNIPVFEKNVYRVTLPENSLKGTVIIQPKATDVDEGLNGEIEFSFGSRTPDTVLNIFDVNSLTGEIILKGDLDYETNALYGIDITAKDKGTPEMEGHCRVQVDVIDVNDNAPEIVLNSPPSPVRENAPNGTVVALISARDLDSGDNGKVSLQLPKSSPFSLTPSFSNNYALVTRGALDRENFSVYNIEITATDKGSPPLKSTKTIPVSITDVNDNTPIFSQPSYTVYIKENGIAGSILYSVSASDLDLGDNSKLSYSILDSKVQDVSVSSYVYINSENGSIYSMHSFDYEKLKVFQIQVQAKDHGSPSLSSNATVHVFILDQNDNAPSVIYPSSAVHGSLSQQRTSRSSKAGHLVTKVTAVDADSGHNAWISYRLAEATDASLFAVNLYTGEVRTKRAVSEQDDSSQRLLIEIKDDGDPVQSTTVTVSVLLEDGLHEPILDLRHKTDDSHKKTGRMALYLILSLASVSVLSLVTFLILAVKCLKSSRSSGSCCMRRSDSEDYKNPNRNLQLQLNTDGPIKYVEVLGGDMMSQSQSFRSCLSPTSEYSDFTFVKPSSTTDFKDMINVLDASLPDSTWTFESQQVRRGYLSLCET from the coding sequence ATGACAAAGAGAACGAGGTACCGGGACTGGAGATGGCAGGCTCTGTGGTGGCATCATTTCTTCCTCTTGTGGAATACAATAGACGGACAGACTCGCTACACCATCCCGGAGGAACTAAAGCAGGGCTCCGTGGTCGGACATTTAGCCAAAGATCTGGGTTTGGGATTATCAGAGATTTTCGACCGTAAACTGCGCGTCGCCTCGGAGGCTGGTAAGCAGTACTTCAGCGTGGACACGGGGAAGGGCGAGCTGGTGGTGAACGAGAGGATAGACAGAGAGGATTTATGTGGACAACGGGCCATCTGTGTTTTACCTCTCCAGGCCGTTTTGGAAAGTCCCTTACAGCTGCATCGCATTGAGGTGGAGATACGCGATATTAATGACAACGCACCAATATTTCCTTCCAATCAtttgcatttgaaaatatcagaATTAGCAGCAGTTGGCACGCGTCTACAGTTGGAGAGCGCTTGGGATCCTGACGTGGGAACCAATTCACTCAAAACCTACACTTTAGGAAAAAATGAGTGTTTCTCTCTCAAGCTCAAAGAGATCGAGGACGGTAAGACTGTTCCAGAACTGTTTTTGGAGAAGCCTCTCGATCGAGAGCAAAAAGACGTCCATAATATATTATTAACTGCATTAGATGGAGGAAACCCTGTCCGATCGGGAATCTCTGAAATAACCATTAGCGTTCTTGACACTAATGATAACATTCCCGTTTTTGAAAAAAATGTCTATAGAGTAACGTTACCTGAGAATAGTCTAAAAGGTACCGTTATTATTCAACCTAAAGCCACGGACGTGGATGAAGGTTTAAATGGAGAGATTGAGTTTTCCTTTGGATCTCGGACGCCAGATACAGTATTAAATATATTTGACGTTAATTCTTTAACGGGTGAAATTATTCTGAAGGGTGATTTGGACTATGAGACAAATGCATTATATGGCATTGACATTACCGCAAAAGATAAAGGAACTCCTGAAATGGAGGGTCACTGTCGCGTGCAGGTAGACGTGATtgacgtcaacgacaacgctCCGGAAATTGTTCTTAATTCTCCGCCGAGCCCCGTGCGGGAGAACGCTCCAAACGGCACCGTAGTGGCTCTGATCAGTGCGCGGGACCTCGATTCAGGGGATAACGGAAAAGTCTCTTTACAGCTCCCTAAAAGCTCTCCTTTTAGTCTCACCCCCTCTTTTTCTAACAACTATGCACTTGTAACTCGTGGTGCTTTAGACAGAGAGAATTTCTCAGTTTATAACATAGAAATAACGGCCACTGATAAAGGTTCCCCTCCTCTAAAGAGTACAAAGACGATACCAGTAAGCATCACTGATGTGAATGACAACACCCCTATATTCTCTCAGCCATCTTATACGGTGTATATTAAAGAGAATGGCATTGCAGGCTCTATACTGTATTCGGTGTCAGCCTCTGACTTGGATTTAGGAGACAACTCCAAGCTGTCCTACTCCATCCTGGACTCTAAAGTGCAGGACGTGTCTGTGTCCTCCTACGTCTACATCAACTCGGAGAACGGCAGCATCTACAGCATGCACTCCTTTGACTATGAGAAACTGAAGGTGTTTCAGATTCAGGTGCAGGCAAAGGACCACGGTTCTCCGTCTCTGAGCAGCAACGCTactgttcatgtttttattctgGACCAGAACGATAACGCCCCCTCTGTTATCTACCCCTCCTCCGCTGTCCACGGCTCCCTCTCTCAGCAGAGGACGTCCCGCTCCTCCAAAGCAGGCCACTTGGTTACCAAGGTAACAGCTGTAGATGCCGACTCGGGGCATAACGCCTGGATCTCCTATAGACTGGCAGAGGCCACAGACGCCTCTCTGTTCGCTGTCAACCTTTACACAGGGGAGGTGAGGACTAAACGGGCTGTGTCTGAGCAGGACGACTCCTCTCAGAGACTGCTCATAGAGATTAAGGACGACGGGGATCCGGTTCAGTCCACCACCGTCACCGTGTCCGTCCTGTTAGAGGACGGTCTCCACGAGCCCATTCTGGACCTCAGACACAAGACGGACGATTCTCACAAGAAAACGGGGAGAATGGCTCTGTATCTGATCCTCTCCCTGGCCTCAGTGTCTGTGCTCTCTCTGGTGACTTTCCTCATTCTAGCTGTTAAGTGTCTTAAGAGCAGCAGAAGCAGTGGTAGCTGCTGCATGAGACGGAGCGACAGTGAGGACTACAAGAACCCCAACAGAAACCTCCAACTCCAGCTCAACACTGACGGGCCTATTAAGTACGTGGAGGTCCTGGGAGGAGACATGATGTCTCAGAGTCAGTCCTTcaggtcctgtctctctcccacgtcAGAGTACAGTGACTTCACCTTCGTTAAACCCAGCAGCACCACAGACTTTAAAGACATGATCAATGTCTTAGACGCCTCTTTACCTGACAGCACCTGGACCTTTGAGAGCCAGCAGGTGAGAAGAGGCTATCTCAGTCTATGTGAAACATAA
- the LOC132465771 gene encoding protocadherin gamma-C5-like, which yields MWYNRAGMTKRTRYRDWRWQALWWHHFFLLWNTIDGQTRYTIPEELKQGSVVGHLAKDLGLGLSEIFDRKLRVASEAGEQYFSVDTGKGELVVNERIDREALCGQSASCILPLQVVIEDPLQLHRVEVEIQDINDNSPRFSSNEVTLDIAESTAIGIRFPLESALDPDVGINSLKSYTLSKDDCFSIKVNDVAGGRKVPELVLAKQLDRERKPLHRLILTGLDEGNPVRSGSTQITIKVLDINDNVPVFEKTIYKVSISEDTVEGAMIAQTKATDIDDGQNGEIEYSFGSHTQENVLSVFNIDAISGQISLKGKLDYETKSNYEIDVTAKDKGNPRMDGHCSVHVDLLDVNDNAPEIIFTSQPKPVREDAAAGTVVALLSARDLDSGNNGKVVLNLPKSSPFSLKPSFLNSYALVTSNVVDRESVSLYNLEITATDSGSPPLTNKTIITVSITDINDNPPIFSQQSYNIYTKENGKPGSILFSVTATDLDYGENAKLSYSILDSKVQDVSVSSYVYINSENGSIYSMHSFDYEKLKVFQIQVQAKDHGSPSLSSNATVHVFILDQNDNAPSVIYPSSAVHGSLSQQRTSRSSKAGHLVTKVTAVDADSGHNAWISYRLAEATDASLFAVNLYTGEVRTKRAVSEQDDSSQRLLIEIKDDGDPVRSTTVTVSVLLEDGLHEPILDLRHKTDDSHKKTGRMALYLILSLASVSVLSLVTFLILAVKCLKSSRSSGSCCMRRSDSEDYKNPNRNLQLQLNTDGPIKYVEVLGGDMMSQSQSFRSCLSPTSEYSDFTFVKPSSTTDFKDMINVLDASLPDSTWTFESQQVRRGYLSPYET from the coding sequence ATGTGGTATAACAGAGCGGGAATGACAAAAAGAACGAGGTACCGTGACTGGAGATGGCAGGCTCTGTGGTGGCATCATTTCTTCCTCTTGTGGAATACAATAGACGGACAGACGCGCTACACCATCCCGGAGGAACTAAAGCAGGGCTCCGTGGTCGGACATTTAGCCAAAGATCTGGGTTTGGGATTATCAGAGATTTTCGACCGTAAACTGCGCGTCGCCTCGGAGGCTGGTGAGCAGTATTTCAGCGTGGACACGGGGAAGGGTGAGCTGGTGGTGAACGAGAGGATAGACAGAGAGGCGTTGTGCGGACAAAGCGCGAGCTGTATATTGCCACTTCAAGTTGTCATTGAAGACCCATTACAGCTTCATCGGGTCGAAGTTGAAATACAGGACATCAATGATAATTCGCCAAGGTTTTCATCCAACGAGGTGACTTTAGATATAGCAGAATCCACCGCGATAGGGATACGCTTCCCTTTAGAAAGCGCATTAGACCCAGATGTTGGGATTAATTCGTTGAAATCGTATACTCTTAGCAAAGATGATTGCTTTAGTATAAAGGTTAACGATGTGGCTGGAGGAAGGAAAGTTCCGGAGTTGGTCCTTGCAAAGCAATTggacagagaaagaaaacccTTACACAGACTAATATTAACAGGCCTCGACGAAGGTAATCCTGTGAGATCTGGTTCAACTCAGATCACTATTAAAGTGCTAGACATCAATGACAACGTCCCGGTTTTTGAGAAAACGATTTACAAAGTATCTATAAGCGAAGATACAGTGGAAGGCGCGATGATAGCACAGACTAAAGCGACAGATATTGACGACGGACAAAACGGAGAAATTGAATATTCATTcggatcacacacacaggaaaacgtGCTTTCTGTGTTCAACATCGATGCGATCTCGGGCCAAATATCTCTTAAAGGGAAACTAGATTATGAAACGAAATCAAACTACGAAATTGACGTAACCGCTAAAGATAAAGGTAACCCTAGAATGGATGGACACTGCAGTGTACACGTGGACCTTTTAGACGTGAATGACAATGCCCCGGAGATTATCTTCACCTCGCAGCCGAAGCCTGTGCGTGAAGACGCGGCGGCTGGCACTGTTGTTGCGTTACTAAGTGCCAGGGATCTTGATTCTGGTAATAACGGTAAAGTAGTCTTAAATCTGCCGAAATCCTCACCTTTCAGCTTGAAACCTTCCTTCTTGAATAGTTACGCACTAGTTACTAGCAATGTTGTCGACAGGGAGAGCGTCTCATTGTATAATCTAGAAATAACTGCAACTGATTCAGGCTCCCCCCCTCTGACCAATAAGACAATAATAACCGTCAGCATAACTGATATAAACGATAATCCCCCTATTTTCTCCCAGCAGTCCTATAATATTTATACAAAAGAAAATGGGAAACCAGGCTCTATATTGTTCTCTGTAACAGCAACTGATCTAGATTATGGGGAAAACGCCAAGCTGTCCTACTCCATCCTGGACTCTAAAGTGCAGGACGTGTCTGTGTCCTCCTACGTCTACATCAACTCGGAGAACGGCAGCATCTACAGCATGCACTCCTTTGACTATGAGAAACTGAAGGTGTTTCAGATTCAGGTGCAGGCAAAGGACCACGGTTCTCCGTCTCTGAGCAGCAACGCTactgttcatgtttttattctgGACCAGAACGATAACGCCCCCTCTGTTATCTACCCCTCCTCCGCTGTCCACGGCTCCCTCTCTCAGCAGAGGACGTCCCGCTCCTCCAAAGCAGGCCACTTGGTTACCAAGGTAACAGCTGTAGATGCCGACTCGGGGCATAACGCCTGGATCTCCTATAGACTGGCAGAGGCCACAGACGCCTCTCTGTTCGCTGTCAACCTTTACACAGGGGAGGTGAGGACTAAACGGGCTGTGTCTGAGCAGGACGACTCCTCTCAGAGACTGCTCATAGAGATTAAGGACGACGGGGATCCGGTTCGGTCCACCACCGTCACCGTGTCCGTCCTGTTAGAGGACGGTCTCCACGAGCCCATTCTGGACCTCAGACACAAGACGGACGATTCTCACAAGAAAACGGGGAGAATGGCTCTGTATCTGATCCTCTCCCTGGCCTCAGTGTCTGTGCTCTCTCTGGTGACTTTCCTCATTCTAGCTGTTAAGTGTCTTAAGAGCAGCAGAAGCAGTGGTAGCTGCTGCATGAGACGGAGCGACAGTGAGGACTACAAGAACCCCAACAGAAACCTCCAACTCCAGCTCAACACTGACGGGCCTATTAAGTACGTGGAGGTCCTGGGAGGAGACATGATGTCTCAGAGTCAGTCCTTcaggtcctgtctctctcccacgtcAGAGTACAGTGACTTCACCTTCGTTAAACCCAGCAGCACTACAGACTTTAAAGACATGATCAACGTCTTAGACGCCTCTTTACCTGACAGCACCTGGACCTTTGAGAGCCAGCAGGTGAGAAGAGGCTATCTCAGTCCATATGAAACATAA